ACCTTGGCGATGGTGCGGCGGGCGCCGTCGATGCCGGTGCCCGGCAGGCCGACGATGACGAAGCAGTTGAGCTCCACGCCCGCCGCGGCGCACCACCGGGCGAGCTCCTCGACATCCTGCTCGGCCTTGTGCTTGGCGCGCGGCAGCGCGGGGTGCCCGCCGCTGTCCAGCGTCTCCAGGCCGACGCTGATCCGCACGCACCCCGCCTCGCCCATCCGGCGCACCAGCGCCTCGTCGAGGTGGTGCATGGTGGTGGCGCACTTCCAGGGGATCCGGGGGCCCTGCGCGAGCTGCTCGCAGAACCGGAGCACCCAGGGGCGGTCGAGGGTGAACGTGGGCGCGTAGAAGGCGACGTACTCGAACGGCGCGGCCCGGAAGGACTCCCGGATGTAGGCCACGGTGCGCTCGACGGACAGCCGCCGCTCGCGCTTGCCGAACAGCTCGGGCACCTCGCAGTAGGCGCAGCCGACCGGGCAGCCGCGGGCCGCCGGGACGACGAGTTCGCGGCGGTGCGGCACGCCGCAGAACTTGTTGGCGTCGTTGCGGTACATCTCGTCGTAGCGCTCGTACGGGATCTCCTGCGGGGCGGGCAGCACCCAGTCCTGCGGCGGCAGCAGCCGGCCGGGTGCGGCGGGCGGGCGCCACTGCTCCCCGTCCCGGACGCTCACGCCCGCCGGGGCGCCGGCGGCGCCGAGGAAGTGCTGCACCGCCTCCGCCACGCCCGCCTCGAAGTCCCCGGACTCCACGACGGCGTCGAGCCCGAAGTTCCGGAACGCGCCGGGGACCAGGCCGCTGAGCCGGCCGAACGCCACCGTCCGTGCGGCCGGGCTGAGTTGGCCGGCGTAGCGGAGGAAGCGGTGCAGTCCGTCGACGCCGTCGAAGTCGTTCATCACGGCGATCGCGTCGTACTGCCGCTGGTACAGCTCGTCCGCCAGGTCCTTCCAGGTCAGCCGCTCCACCGGGGCGTCGATGACCCGGACTTCGGCGTCCGGCAGTTGGCGGCGCAGGTGCCCGGCGACCTGGTAGAGCGCGAGGTGGTGGCCGGCGTTGAAGTAACTGAGCACCTGGGGCGGCCAGATGACCAGCACACGGGCGGTTGGCGGCATCGGGGGCGTCCTTCCGGGAGCTTCTAGTCTGTGGAGTGGATGCGCGCGCCCGAGCGGCGCAGCTCGCCGGTCAGGTCCTCGTAGCCGCGGGCCAGGTGCTCGACGCCGCGCAGCCGCACCGGCCCCGGGACGGCGAGCGAGGCCAGCAGCAGGGCCGCCGCGGCCCGCAGGTCGCCGGCGACCAGGTCCTGGCCGGGGATGCGCGGCGGCCGCCCTCCGGTGATCCGGGCCTGCGACCCGGTGACCCGGATCTCGGTGCCCAGCCGGTTGAGCTGCGGCGCGAAGGCGAAGCGCCGCTGCCAGACCGTCTCGCGGATGAAGGAGGTGCCCGGGGCGAGGGTCGCGGCCAGCGTGAGGAAGGGGCCGCTGTCGCTGAAGATGCCGTGCGAGACGACCGCCACGTCGACGCTGCGGCGCGGCGGGTCGGGCAGCAGGAGCAGGGCGTCCGGCCCGTCCACGGCCCAGCGCAGCCCCATCGCCCGCCCCACGGCGGTCTCCGGCGCGAGCCCGGCGGGCAGCCGGTCCAGGGTCAGGCCGGTCAGCCGGACGGTGCCCCCGGTCAGCGCCGCCGCCGTGGCCCAAGTGACCACCGTGATCAGGTCGCTGACGAGCGCGTGGCGCACGGGGCGGCCGTGGCCGCCGTCGGGCCGGCCCTCGATCAGCAGGTCGCCGTGCGGGTCGTAGGCCGCGTCGTAGCCCAACTCCTGGAGCACCCGCACCAGTTCGGTGACGTCGGCCTTGGGGTAGGGGCAGCGCAGCCGTGAGGTGCCGTGCGCGGCGGCCGCGGCCAGCACCGCCGTCTTGGTCGCGCCCGAGTAGAGCGGTCCGCTGCGCAGGGTGCGGTCCGCCGTGAAGTCGCGCAGGTCCAGGTCGCAGGCGGTCAGCCGGTCGGCCCGCAGTGTGAGGGAGCCGTCCGGCCCCGCCGTCGCGGTGGCGCCGAACCGCTCCAGCACGCCCACGTACTGGCCCACCGGGCGGCCGCCGCCCGGTTCGTCGCCGATCGGGCAGCCGCCGGCCGCGGGCATGTGCACCTGGCCGAAGCGGGCCAGCAGACCGGGGATCAGGTACAGCGCGCCGTGGATCCGGCCCACCAGGGCGGGGTCGAGCGGCTTGTCGGCGAGGTCGGCGAGGTCGAGGGTCATGCTGCGGTCGCGGCGCTCCACCCGGCCGCCCAGCACGCCGAGCAGCGCGGCGAGCACCCGCGCCTCCTCGATGTCCGGGCAGTTGTCGATGGTGACCGGCGCCCGGGCGAGGACGGCGGCGGCGACCACGGTCACCAGGGCGTGCTTGAACCCGGGCACCCGGACCTCGCCGGACAGCGGGACACCCCCCTCCACCGTCACCTCGTGCACACCGGGGCCGGCCGCGATCCCCTGGGAAAGGCCCGTCATAACGCTCCTCCGCCTAGCCGATGGCGCACGTCGGATTCCGCGAGTCCACGAAAGTCCTCCCATCATGGGGACTTCGGATTGGCCGGGCAAGGGCGCCCCGACCACCCGGTGCCACTGTGCGAAAAGAACACGCCAGTGACGCGGTGTTCGGGATTCGCGTCGCTGTCCGGGCGATGCGCCCTTGCCTGCGGATCCGGGCGGGCGCATAGTTCGTACGGCGCGGACGGGACAGGACTCGGGCGGTTCCCCCAGGAAGGCGTCGCTCCATGTTCATCATCAGCAACACGCCACTCCAAAATTCCACGGCGGAGGGCGAATTCTGGCTGCTCAGCGACGATTCGGCCCGGACGATCCGGCAACCGGACGGCTCCCTGCTGCTGTTCGAGGGAAACCTCTACCCGGACAGCCCGGTGACCACTGCCGATCTCGCACAGCAGTTCGCCGCCGGGCGGCCGGCACAACGGCTCGCCGAGGCGAAGGGCCAGTATTCCGGCGCCCACCTCGACCCCGCCGGCGGCACGGTCCACGCGTTCAACGATCACCTCGGCGTGCACGATGTGTTCATCCGTCAGTCCGGGGATTCCTTCGCCCTCGGGAACGATCTCGGGGCCCTGCTGCGGGCGCTGCCGACCACCGCCGACGAACTGGACGAGACCGCCGTCGAGGACTACTTCGCACTCGAATTCGCGCTGGGCGGACGAACATTCGCGCGATCCGTGCGCCGCGCCTCCCCCGCCGCGTTGATCACCGCCGAGGCCCGCGGCGGCGCGCCCCGCGCCGAGCGCTACTGGCAGTGGCAGCACGAGCCCGCCGTCGAGGGGTTCGACGACGCGGTGGACGCCATGTACGAGCTGCTGCTCGGGGCGACCCGCCGGATCGCCGCCCTCGGCAGCGCCCCGGAGCGCTGGTGCCTGGGGCTGAGCGGCGGGCTGGACTCCCGGGTGGTCGGCGCCCTCGCCCGCACCGCCGGACTGCGCCCGCACGGCTACTTCTTCGGCGAGCGGGAGTCCGACGCGGGCTCGGTCACCGGCCAACTGGCCACCGCACTCGGCATCGAGGTGCGCTTCCCCGGCCGCAACCGGGAATTCCCGGCGCACTTCGCCACCTCGCTCGACCGGTTCCCGATGGCGAACCTGGAATGGTGCAAGTACGTCACCGGCCGGGACCGCCTGCCCGATTACGACGCGCTGCTCTCCGGGCGCCGCGCCGAACTCTTCCTGCGCGGAACGGCGCAGTACTTCCGCAGCGGATTCCCGGAACGGGCCACCCCCGAGGACTTCTACGACGCGTTCGCCGGCACCTCCGCCGACGAGGGCCACCGCAAGCCGGTCTGCGCCCGCCTCGAAGCCGAACTGCGGGACGTGCCCGGATCATCGCTGCGCAAACGGCGCCACCTCGGCCAGCTGCGGATGCACAGCTCCTGGAAGGACTGCGCGCTGTTCCGCGACTTCGCCGGCCGCCCGCACTACTCCCCCTTCGACGACCTCGACGTGATCTCCTACGGGCTGCGCCTGCCGCCCGAGTGGCAGCGCGGCGCCCGGTTCCACCGCGCCTTGCTGGAACGGCACTTCCCGCACGTCGCGGAATCCCGCATTCGCCGCGACGAGGTCGGGAACAACGACAACAAGCCGCTGGAGCGCTGGTTGTCCGGCAACGAGGATTTCCTGCGGGCGGTCCGCGAATGCGTTCCCGACCCGGCCGAACCGGTGCCCGGGGAAAGGTCGCTGGGCAGTTACGAGGAGACCGCGCGCCGGATTTCCGAGGGCCGGCACTCCCGCAACGAGATCCACTACTTCTTCCGCCGGCTGACGGTGGCCGGCTTCCGGAAGGCCTACCTCTGATTGCTGCCACCCTGGCACGCGGCGGACCGCCGCAGGCCGCGACACGCGCGAGGGCCTGCGCCGCTCAGCCGATCGGCGGTCCCGCCCCCGGGCGCACCGCACCCGCGGGGTTCGCCCGTTCGGGGAGTTACCGGGAGGCGGACCCGGCCGCTCGTTGACTTCGGGTGACGCCCGGATGATTCTGCCGCTACAGCGGCCGTGCTCCGCGCCGGCCTTCCGCCCTCCACATCGGAAGCCCCGCCCGACTCCGGCCTCCCGTCGTCTCCGGAAGGTCCGTCATGCGCGGATTTCTCAGACCACCACCCCGCTCCCCTCACCGGTCGGACCGCCCTGTCAGGCGCGCCGGGCGCGCGCTGCTCGTCGCGGCCCTGACGGCGGCCGGGCTGCTCCCGCTCGCCACCCCGGCCTCGTCCCAGGCGCCGGACCTCGAACCGGCGACGCCGGTCGTGGCCACGGCCGGGGACGGCACCACGACGGTCTTCGTCCGCGGCAGCGCCAACGGCCTGTTCCGCCGCGACCGCGACCCGGACACCGGCCAGTGGGGCCAGTGGGCCGACACCGGGGGCCGGACCGACGGCATCCCCAGCGTCGGCCGCCGCCTGGACGGCCGGCTGGAGGTCTTCGCCCGCCGCGCCTCCGGCCACCTGTGGCACCAGGCGCAGGGCGACTGGGGCTGGGGCGCCTGGGACGACATGGGCACCCCGCCCGGCACCACCGTGGCGGGCACGGCGGCCGTGGTGACCGACGACAACACCGCCACCTCCGCCGACTCCGGCGGCCTGGTGCAGGCGAACGCCGACGGCCGGCTGGAGCTCTTCGTCCGCGGCGCGGACAACGCGATCTGGCACCGCGCCCAGGTCGCTCCCAACGGCAAGGCCTGGAGCCCGTGGGAGCAGTTGGGTGGCGGCCCGTGGGCGGGTGCACCCGCCGCCGTCGTCACCGGGTCCGGCCGCATCGCGCTGGTCGCCCGTACCCCGGACGGGCACCTGGAGGCGACCGGCCAGAAGCAGCCGGGCACCCAGCACAACGCGCTGCCTCCCGACAACTGGACCGCCTGGACCGACCTCGGCGGCGGCTACGTCAGCAACCCCGCGCTGGCGACCA
Above is a genomic segment from Kitasatospora viridis containing:
- a CDS encoding B12-binding domain-containing radical SAM protein; this translates as MPPTARVLVIWPPQVLSYFNAGHHLALYQVAGHLRRQLPDAEVRVIDAPVERLTWKDLADELYQRQYDAIAVMNDFDGVDGLHRFLRYAGQLSPAARTVAFGRLSGLVPGAFRNFGLDAVVESGDFEAGVAEAVQHFLGAAGAPAGVSVRDGEQWRPPAAPGRLLPPQDWVLPAPQEIPYERYDEMYRNDANKFCGVPHRRELVVPAARGCPVGCAYCEVPELFGKRERRLSVERTVAYIRESFRAAPFEYVAFYAPTFTLDRPWVLRFCEQLAQGPRIPWKCATTMHHLDEALVRRMGEAGCVRISVGLETLDSGGHPALPRAKHKAEQDVEELARWCAAAGVELNCFVIVGLPGTGIDGARRTIAKVHELGGRARPTVYCPVERLHPGLDDRELAEFNRQLFVGGSHALTPEELCEAYALVFGAATDQTTVFTRIPQRRPPSDRVDGADGAAAEPLTAAGAEPPR